A region from the uncultured Stenotrophomonas sp. genome encodes:
- a CDS encoding hypothetical protein (Evidence 5 : No homology to any previously reported sequences), whose product MRLPIPPPGRLRRRIMRVYAAGVNRQYGLPAGAGTKIRRERIWPRMSMAEWSRPRRAYNKKPAFAGFCLFESWCPGEDSNLHGFTR is encoded by the coding sequence GTGCGTCTACCAATTCCGCCACCTGGGCGACTCAGGAGGAGAATTATGCGGGTGTATGCAGCTGGCGTCAACAGGCAGTATGGCCTGCCGGCCGGCGCCGGAACGAAAATCCGCCGGGAGCGGATCTGGCCTCGCATGTCGATGGCCGAATGGTCGCGGCCGCGGAGGGCATACAACAAAAAACCCGCTTTCGCGGGTTTTTGTCTGTTTGAGTCGTGGTGCCCAGGAGAGGACTCGAACCTCCACGGTTTTACCCGCTAG
- the emrA gene encoding multidrug efflux system (Evidence 2a : Function of homologous gene experimentally demonstrated in an other organism; PubMedId : 1409590, 21450803, 8203018; Product type t : transporter), with protein sequence MTQTSTTPQAPVTSSRRGRLLRGLLAIIVLLLAAFALWYFAFGRWFEETDDAYVQGNQVQITPQVAGTVVAIAADDGMRVEQGQLLVQLDPADTEVALQQAEANLARTVRQVRGLYRSVEGAQAELNARQVSLKRARDDFARRKDLAATGAISNEELAHARDELAAAEAAVAGSRETFERSRALVDDTVVATQPDVQAAAAQLRQAWLNNARAGIVAPVAGYVARRSVQVGQRVAPGATLMNVVPLNQVWVEANFKEGQLRHMRLGQEVELRSDLYGSEVTFKGRIASLGLGTGSAFSLLPAQNASGNWIKIVQRVPVRIAIDEKQLAEHPLRIGLSMQAEVSLRDQSGEVLPAKPAEGNVFDTDVYAKQLHDADAAIGRIIHDNLPRQARAG encoded by the coding sequence ATGACTCAGACTTCCACAACTCCCCAAGCCCCCGTCACTTCCAGCCGCCGTGGCCGCCTGCTGCGTGGGCTGCTGGCCATCATCGTGCTGCTGCTGGCGGCATTCGCACTGTGGTATTTCGCTTTCGGCCGCTGGTTCGAGGAAACCGACGACGCCTACGTGCAGGGCAACCAGGTGCAGATCACCCCGCAGGTGGCCGGTACCGTGGTCGCCATCGCCGCCGACGACGGCATGCGCGTGGAGCAGGGCCAGTTGCTGGTGCAGCTCGACCCGGCCGACACCGAAGTGGCGTTGCAGCAGGCCGAGGCCAATCTCGCCCGCACCGTGCGCCAGGTGCGCGGCCTGTACCGCAGTGTCGAAGGCGCGCAGGCCGAGTTGAACGCGCGCCAGGTCAGCCTGAAGCGCGCCCGCGACGACTTTGCCCGGCGCAAGGACCTGGCCGCCACCGGCGCGATCTCCAACGAGGAGCTGGCCCACGCCCGCGACGAGCTGGCCGCGGCCGAAGCTGCCGTGGCCGGTTCGCGCGAAACCTTCGAGCGTAGTCGCGCGCTGGTGGACGACACCGTGGTTGCCACCCAGCCGGATGTGCAGGCCGCCGCCGCGCAGTTGCGCCAGGCGTGGCTCAACAACGCCCGCGCCGGCATCGTCGCGCCGGTCGCCGGCTATGTCGCGCGGCGTTCGGTGCAGGTCGGCCAGCGCGTCGCGCCCGGCGCGACGCTGATGAACGTGGTGCCGTTGAACCAGGTGTGGGTAGAGGCCAACTTCAAGGAGGGCCAGCTGCGGCACATGCGTCTGGGCCAGGAAGTGGAGCTGCGTTCGGACCTGTATGGCAGCGAGGTGACATTCAAGGGCCGCATCGCCAGCCTCGGGCTGGGCACCGGTTCTGCGTTCTCGCTGCTGCCGGCACAGAATGCCAGCGGCAACTGGATAAAGATCGTGCAGCGCGTGCCGGTGCGCATTGCCATCGATGAAAAGCAGTTGGCCGAACACCCGCTGCGCATCGGCCTGTCGATGCAGGCCGAGGTGAGCCTGCGCGACCAGAGCGGCGAGGTGCTGCCTGCCAAGCCGGCCGAGGGCAACGTGTTCGACACCGACGTCTACGCCAAACAATTGCATGACGCCGATGCGGCGATCGGCCGCATCATCCACGACAACCTGCCGCGGCAGGCCCGGGCCGGCTGA
- a CDS encoding hypothetical protein (Evidence 5 : No homology to any previously reported sequences), which produces MSVQGMPETKKPAFAGFRLFESWCPGEDSNLHGFTR; this is translated from the coding sequence GTGTCGGTACAGGGAATGCCGGAAACGAAAAAACCCGCTTTCGCGGGTTTTCGTCTATTTGAGTCGTGGTGCCCAGGAGAGGACTCGAACCTCCACGGTTTTACCCGCTAG
- the emrB gene encoding multidrug efflux system protein (Evidence 2a : Function of homologous gene experimentally demonstrated in an other organism; PubMedId : 1409590, 21450803; Product type t : transporter), giving the protein MSAQAPAAPATPGAPAAGFAPPSVALCTVGLAMASFMQVLDTTIANVACRARETVSLSVLDTTIANVSLPAISGNLGASSQQATWVITSFAVSTAIALPLTGWLSRRFGETRLFIWATLAFTVASLLCGLAQSMGMLVVSRALQGFVAGPMYPITQSLLVSIYPREKRGHALALLAMVTVVAPIAGPILGGWITDNYSWEWIFLINVPLGVFAALVVGSQLKGRPEQIEKPKMDYVGLITLVIGVGALQLVLDLGNDEDWFSSTKIVVLSCVSVVALAVFLIWELTDKDPIVDLRLFRHRNFRAGTLALVVAYAAFFSVALLIPLWLQRDMGYTAIWAGLATAPIGILPVILTPFVGKYAGRYDMRMLASIAFVFLSLTSFLRSGFNLQVDFQHVAGVQLLMGVGVALFFMPVLQILLSDLDGREIAAGSGLATFLRTLGGSFAASLTTWLWAHRTQEHHAHLTEHISAYTPGMQEQVAALGQGDLQHGAALLNTMINHQASQMGFNDIFYLLGWVFLAIIAFLWLARPPFGAGAGSAASAGGH; this is encoded by the coding sequence ATGTCCGCTCAAGCTCCAGCCGCGCCCGCCACGCCGGGTGCGCCGGCTGCCGGTTTCGCGCCGCCCAGCGTCGCGCTGTGCACCGTCGGCCTGGCGATGGCCTCGTTCATGCAGGTGCTCGACACCACCATCGCCAACGTGGCGTGCCGTGCGCGCGAGACGGTCAGCCTGTCGGTGCTGGACACCACCATCGCCAACGTCTCGCTGCCGGCCATTTCCGGCAATCTCGGCGCCAGCTCGCAGCAGGCCACCTGGGTCATCACTTCGTTCGCGGTCAGCACCGCCATCGCGCTGCCGCTGACCGGCTGGCTCAGCCGCCGCTTCGGCGAGACCCGGTTGTTCATCTGGGCCACGCTGGCCTTCACCGTCGCCTCGCTGCTGTGTGGGCTGGCGCAGAGCATGGGCATGCTGGTGGTGTCGCGGGCGTTGCAGGGTTTCGTCGCCGGGCCGATGTACCCGATCACCCAGTCGCTGCTGGTGTCGATCTACCCGCGCGAGAAACGCGGGCATGCGCTGGCGCTGCTGGCAATGGTCACCGTGGTCGCGCCGATCGCCGGGCCGATCCTCGGCGGCTGGATCACCGACAACTACAGCTGGGAATGGATCTTCCTGATCAACGTGCCGCTGGGCGTGTTCGCCGCGCTGGTGGTCGGCAGCCAGCTCAAGGGCCGGCCCGAGCAGATCGAGAAGCCGAAGATGGATTACGTCGGCCTGATCACCCTGGTGATCGGCGTCGGTGCGCTGCAACTGGTGCTGGACCTGGGCAACGACGAGGACTGGTTCTCTTCGACGAAGATCGTGGTGCTCAGCTGCGTGTCGGTGGTGGCGCTGGCGGTGTTCCTGATCTGGGAGCTGACCGACAAGGATCCCATCGTCGACCTGCGCCTGTTCCGCCACCGCAACTTCCGCGCCGGCACGCTGGCGCTGGTGGTGGCCTATGCGGCGTTCTTCAGCGTGGCGCTGCTGATCCCGTTGTGGCTGCAGCGCGACATGGGCTACACCGCGATATGGGCGGGCCTGGCAACCGCGCCGATCGGCATCCTGCCGGTGATCCTGACCCCGTTCGTCGGCAAGTATGCCGGTCGCTACGACATGCGCATGCTGGCCTCCATCGCCTTCGTGTTCCTGTCGCTGACCAGCTTCCTGCGCTCGGGCTTCAACCTGCAGGTGGATTTCCAGCACGTGGCCGGGGTGCAGCTGCTGATGGGCGTGGGCGTGGCGCTGTTCTTCATGCCGGTGCTGCAGATCCTGCTGTCGGACCTGGACGGGCGCGAGATCGCCGCCGGCTCGGGTCTGGCCACCTTCCTGCGCACCCTGGGTGGCAGCTTCGCCGCCTCGCTGACCACCTGGCTGTGGGCGCACCGCACCCAGGAGCACCATGCGCACCTGACCGAGCACATCTCGGCCTACACGCCGGGCATGCAGGAGCAGGTGGCGGCGCTGGGGCAGGGCGATCTGCAGCACGGCGCGGCGCTGCTCAACACGATGATCAACCACCAGGCCTCGCAGATGGGCTTCAACGACATCTTCTACCTGCTCGGCTGGGTGTTCCTGGCGATCATCGCCTTCCTGTGGCTGGCCAGGCCGCCGTTCGGCGCGGGTGCCGGCAGCGCCGCTTCTGCCGGCGGGCATTGA
- the rnr gene encoding exoribonuclease R, RNase R (Evidence 2a : Function of homologous gene experimentally demonstrated in an other organism; PubMedId : 11875079, 1400189, 14622421, 3058695, 9603904; Product type e : enzyme): MKNKKTTGAGKAPTSAAGRKPGKAPAKPRKAAKLPPWMPDVAAAPAKPKSGRNKPGNGASPQSFVRGRRAKPLFDDPQAAREAERYENPIASREAILQLLDRCDGPRNAQEIGELLGLTEPDRADALGKRLGAMVRDGQLVQNRRGGFAPVLVTNLIPGTVIANPEGFGFLRPDEGGDDLFLPPYEMRKVLHGDRALANVTGIDRRGRREGSIARVLERGVSRLIGHYSVELGINYVVPDDKRIQRSIQIPADATGGAKDGQLVVCELTQAPDSRRPPIGRIIAVLGDKLTPSLVVETAIHGHNLPHEFPPEVLDEATAIPMTVEPSMIGGRVDLRQMPLVTIDGEDAKDFDDAVFCEPNRDGFRLVVAIADVSHYVRPGTPLDDEAQKRATSVYFPGYVVPMLPETLSNGICSLRPKEDRMCFVCDMQIDRKGEVTGSRFYEAVMNSHARLTYTQVWKAVGEDDTQAQGEIGAQLPQVQRLHQLYEVLAKARTRRGAIEFESSEVRFVLDNRGEVTQAGMLARNDAHKLIEECMIAANVQAARHLLAAHVPAPYRVHERPPESKYADLLEFLKEFKLSLPAWNKVQPGDYTKLLKKVRERPDAALLESVLLRSQSMAVYSPDNNGHFGLALDAYAHFTSPIRRYPDLLVHRAIKYALTGRAPEKYLYTPREMAVLALQCSERERRADEAEREVDERFRAAWMEKHVGGQFDGVISGVTSFGLFVELDESKVNGLVHVTQLPHDYYQFDPIRKTLTGDRHGNQFRLGDRVRILVLKASMEERKIDFRLVAKLDGEIADDAGLPPLPPRGRPAKRAKQKY; encoded by the coding sequence ATGAAGAACAAAAAGACCACCGGGGCCGGCAAGGCCCCCACGTCCGCCGCCGGCCGCAAGCCGGGCAAGGCGCCGGCCAAGCCACGCAAGGCCGCCAAGCTGCCGCCGTGGATGCCGGATGTCGCGGCCGCCCCGGCCAAGCCCAAGAGCGGCAGGAACAAGCCCGGGAACGGCGCGTCGCCGCAGAGCTTCGTGCGTGGCCGCCGTGCCAAGCCCTTGTTCGACGACCCGCAGGCTGCGCGCGAGGCCGAGCGCTACGAGAACCCCATCGCCAGCCGCGAGGCGATCCTGCAACTGCTCGATCGCTGTGACGGGCCGCGCAACGCTCAGGAAATCGGTGAACTGCTGGGGCTGACCGAACCGGATCGCGCCGACGCGCTGGGCAAGCGGCTGGGCGCGATGGTGCGCGACGGGCAACTGGTGCAGAACCGCCGTGGCGGCTTCGCCCCGGTGCTGGTGACCAACCTGATCCCCGGCACGGTCATCGCCAACCCGGAAGGCTTCGGCTTCCTGCGCCCGGACGAGGGCGGCGACGACCTGTTCCTGCCGCCGTATGAAATGCGCAAGGTGCTGCACGGCGACCGTGCGCTGGCCAACGTCACCGGCATCGACCGCCGCGGCCGCCGCGAAGGCAGCATCGCGCGCGTGCTGGAGCGTGGCGTCAGCCGCCTGATCGGCCATTACAGCGTCGAGCTGGGCATCAACTACGTGGTGCCCGACGACAAGCGCATCCAGCGCAGCATCCAGATCCCGGCCGACGCCACCGGCGGTGCGAAGGATGGCCAGCTGGTGGTGTGCGAACTCACCCAGGCCCCGGATTCGCGCCGCCCGCCCATCGGCAGGATCATCGCCGTGCTCGGCGACAAGCTCACTCCGTCGCTGGTGGTGGAAACCGCGATCCACGGCCACAACCTGCCGCACGAATTCCCGCCGGAGGTGCTGGACGAAGCCACCGCCATCCCGATGACGGTGGAGCCCTCGATGATCGGCGGCCGTGTCGACCTGCGGCAAATGCCGCTGGTGACCATCGACGGCGAGGACGCCAAGGACTTCGACGACGCGGTGTTCTGCGAGCCGAACCGCGACGGCTTCCGGCTGGTGGTCGCCATCGCCGACGTGTCGCACTACGTGCGCCCCGGCACGCCGCTGGACGACGAGGCGCAGAAGCGCGCGACCTCGGTGTATTTCCCCGGCTACGTGGTGCCGATGCTGCCGGAGACGTTGTCCAACGGCATCTGCTCGCTGCGGCCGAAGGAAGACCGCATGTGCTTCGTCTGCGACATGCAGATAGACCGCAAGGGTGAGGTGACCGGCTCGCGTTTCTACGAAGCAGTGATGAACTCGCATGCGCGCCTGACCTACACGCAGGTGTGGAAGGCGGTGGGCGAGGACGATACGCAGGCGCAGGGCGAAATCGGCGCGCAACTGCCGCAGGTGCAGCGCCTGCACCAGCTGTACGAAGTGCTGGCGAAAGCACGTACGCGGCGTGGCGCCATCGAATTCGAATCCAGCGAAGTGCGCTTCGTGCTGGACAACCGTGGTGAGGTCACGCAGGCCGGCATGCTGGCGCGCAACGACGCGCACAAGCTGATCGAGGAATGCATGATCGCCGCCAACGTGCAGGCCGCGCGCCACCTGCTGGCTGCGCACGTTCCCGCGCCGTACCGCGTGCACGAGCGCCCGCCGGAATCCAAGTACGCCGATCTGCTGGAGTTCCTCAAGGAATTCAAGCTCAGCCTGCCGGCATGGAACAAGGTGCAGCCGGGCGACTACACCAAGTTGCTGAAGAAGGTGCGCGAGCGCCCGGATGCCGCGCTGCTGGAATCGGTGCTGCTGCGCAGCCAGTCGATGGCGGTGTATTCGCCGGACAACAACGGCCACTTTGGCCTGGCGCTGGACGCCTATGCGCACTTCACTTCGCCGATCCGCCGCTACCCGGACCTGCTGGTGCACCGCGCGATCAAGTACGCGCTGACCGGCCGTGCGCCGGAGAAGTACCTCTACACCCCGCGCGAAATGGCGGTGCTGGCGCTGCAATGCTCCGAGCGCGAGCGCCGCGCCGACGAGGCCGAGCGCGAGGTGGACGAGCGCTTCCGCGCGGCATGGATGGAGAAGCACGTCGGCGGCCAGTTCGACGGCGTCATCAGCGGCGTGACCAGCTTCGGCCTGTTCGTGGAACTGGACGAATCCAAGGTCAACGGGCTGGTGCACGTCACCCAGCTGCCGCACGACTATTACCAGTTCGACCCGATCCGCAAGACGCTCACCGGCGACCGCCACGGCAACCAGTTCCGCCTCGGCGACCGCGTGCGCATCCTCGTGCTCAAGGCCAGCATGGAGGAGCGCAAGATCGACTTCCGGCTGGTGGCCAAGCTGGATGGCGAGATCGCCGATGACGCCGGCTTGCCACCGTTGCCGCCGCGTGGCAGGCCGGCCAAGCGGGCGAAGCAGAAATATTGA